In the genome of Bacteroides mediterraneensis, the window CAAAATTCTGGGAAGCGAAATCGTGAACTACAACCTGCGGGAAGACAATCATTGGCAACCCGACTTCGACGAACTGGAGAAGATGGATTTGAGCCGGGTGAAAATCATGTGGACCAACTATCCGAACATGCCGACAGGCGCCAATGCCACGCTGGAGCTTTACGAAAAACTGGTCGACTTTGCCCGCCGTCACCAGCTGGTGGTAGTGAACGACAACCCCTACAGCTTCATCCTGAACCGTAAGCCTCTCAGCATCCTGAACATTCCGGGAGCCAAGGAATGTTGCATCGAGTTCAACTCCATGAGCAAGAGCCACAACATGCCGGGCTGGCGTGTGGGCATGCTGGCCACCAACGCCACCTTCGTGCAATGGATTCTGAAGATAAAGAGCAACATTGACTCCGGCACCTTCCGTCCCTTGCAACTGGCTGCCGCTCAGGCTTACCGCAACAGCGCGGAATGGCACGAAGAAGCCAACATCCAGACCTACGCACGCCGACGGAAACTGGCCGAAGAAATCATGCATACCCTGGGATGTACCTTCGACCCGGAACAGGTGGGCATGTTCCTGTGGGGACGCATCCCCGACGCTTACGCCGATGTGGAAGACCTGACCGAAAAGATTCTTCACGAGGCCCGCGTCTTCATCACTCCGGGATTCATCTTCGGGAGCAACGGAAAACGCTACATCCGCATCTCACTTTGCGCCAAGGAGCCCCAACTGGAAGAGGCCCTGAAACGCATTCAAGCAGTTATGAACAAATAAACATTACAAAAATCAAATACTACCATGGAACAATTGGATTTATTACCCATCGAACTGGAAGGTGTTTCTCAGGAACGCCCTCTGATTATTGCAGGTCCCTGCAGTGCTGAAACCGAAGAGCAAGTCATGACTACGGCCAGAGCCTTGGCCGACAAAGGCATCAAGATTTTCCGTGCCGGAATCTGGAAGCCCCGCACCAAACCGGGAGGCTTTGAAGGTATCGGCGTGGAAGGACTTTCCTGGCTGAAAGAAGTGAAGAAAGAAACCGGCATGTACGTGGCCACGGAAGTAGCTACGGCCAAGCATGTGTACGAATGCCTGAAAGCCGACGTGGACATCGTATGGATTGGCGCACGCACAACTGCCAACCCGTTTGCCGTACAGGAAATTGCCGATGCCCTGAAAGGTGTGGACATTCCGGTGTATGTGAAGAACCCGGTCAACCCGGATCTGGAACTCTGGATTGGCGCCCTGGAACGCATCAACAATGCCGGACTGAAACGTATCGGAGCCATCCACCGCGGATTCTCTTCCTACGACAAAAAGATATACCGCAACCTGCCGCAGTGGCACATCCCTATCGAACTGCGTCGCCGTATTCCGAATCTGCCTATCCTTTGCGACCCGAGCCACATCGGCGGGAAGCGTGAACTGATTGCTCCGCTCTGCCAGCAGGCCATGGACCTGGGATTCGACGGACTCATCATCGAATCACACTGCAATCCAGAATGTGCATGGAGCGACGCCGCCCAGCAGGTAACCCCCGACATCCTCGACTACATCCTGAACCTGCT includes:
- a CDS encoding pyridoxal phosphate-dependent aminotransferase, with product MQKENQPYKIEPANRLSSVSEYYFSRKLKEVAQMNAEGKNVISLGIGSPDMPPSEETINVLCENARKPDAHGYQPTVGIPELRKAMADWYKRWYNVDLDPATEIQPLIGSKEGILHVTLALVNPGDQVLVPNPGYPTYTSLNKILGSEIVNYNLREDNHWQPDFDELEKMDLSRVKIMWTNYPNMPTGANATLELYEKLVDFARRHQLVVVNDNPYSFILNRKPLSILNIPGAKECCIEFNSMSKSHNMPGWRVGMLATNATFVQWILKIKSNIDSGTFRPLQLAAAQAYRNSAEWHEEANIQTYARRRKLAEEIMHTLGCTFDPEQVGMFLWGRIPDAYADVEDLTEKILHEARVFITPGFIFGSNGKRYIRISLCAKEPQLEEALKRIQAVMNK
- a CDS encoding bifunctional 3-deoxy-7-phosphoheptulonate synthase/chorismate mutase type II, whose amino-acid sequence is MEQLDLLPIELEGVSQERPLIIAGPCSAETEEQVMTTARALADKGIKIFRAGIWKPRTKPGGFEGIGVEGLSWLKEVKKETGMYVATEVATAKHVYECLKADVDIVWIGARTTANPFAVQEIADALKGVDIPVYVKNPVNPDLELWIGALERINNAGLKRIGAIHRGFSSYDKKIYRNLPQWHIPIELRRRIPNLPILCDPSHIGGKRELIAPLCQQAMDLGFDGLIIESHCNPECAWSDAAQQVTPDILDYILNLLVIRSEHQTTENLNELRRQIDECDNELMDILAKRMRVCREIGTFKKEHNMTILQTGRYNEILDKRGAQGSLCGMDPDFIKQVFELIHEESVRQQMEIINK